In Massilia violaceinigra, one DNA window encodes the following:
- a CDS encoding C39 family peptidase, producing MNTNIKKLVVGASLLLALPAAMAQWRTLAVPLTTQEHSQWCWSASSKAILNFYKKTPSQCQIVNWAFGLNYACGNTYFNWNSYANQPNNMYGSNGSVQNILKAWGVANGAYSVASSWSSVVYDINANRPFVIRYGWSNGGGHIMVGRGYATTNGVNYVYIMDPWPGEGQTYRTYNSAVSASDHRWTHTQRMSINGPI from the coding sequence ATGAATACAAATATCAAAAAGCTCGTCGTCGGTGCTTCGCTTTTACTGGCGCTGCCAGCAGCCATGGCACAATGGCGCACGCTCGCCGTTCCGCTGACGACCCAGGAACACAGCCAGTGGTGCTGGTCCGCCTCGAGCAAGGCGATCCTGAACTTCTACAAGAAGACACCGAGCCAGTGCCAGATCGTGAACTGGGCGTTCGGGTTGAACTACGCCTGCGGGAACACCTACTTCAACTGGAACAGCTACGCCAACCAGCCGAACAATATGTACGGCTCCAACGGTAGCGTGCAAAACATCCTGAAAGCATGGGGCGTGGCAAACGGCGCGTACAGCGTGGCGTCGTCGTGGAGCAGCGTGGTGTATGACATCAACGCCAACCGCCCATTCGTGATCCGCTACGGTTGGAGCAACGGCGGCGGCCACATCATGGTGGGGCGCGGCTACGCGACGACCAATGGCGTGAACTACGTGTACATCATGGACCCGTGGCCGGGTGAAGGGCAGACCTACCGCACCTACAACTCCGCCGTATCGGCATCCGATCACCGCTGGACGCATACCCAGCGCATGAGCATCAACGGGCCGATCTAA
- a CDS encoding D-amino acid dehydrogenase: MKTIAVIGGGITGVTTAYALAKRGFATTLLEKHRYAAMETSFANGGQLSASNAEVWNHRSTMLKGLKWMFRRDAPLLVNPKPSWHKLSWFAEFAAAIPHYRRNTVETARLAIAAREHLFAWAEAENIDFDVKREGILHIYRDKAGFEHAATVSKMLAAGGLARRAVTPSEMRGIEPTLAGDYYGGFFTDSDATGDIHKFTTGLAAAARRNGVDCRYGMQIGAVRTDGRHAHVTLGDGERTQTETYDGVVICAGTASRALAASLGDRVNIYPVKGYSITVNLPDAASQAAAPTVSLLDDATKLVTSRLGTDRFRVAGTAEFNGFNRDIRDDRIRPLIDWVHECFPGVNTRSVIPWAGLRPMMPTMLPRVGRGKSPCVFYNTGHGHLGWTLSAVTADMIGDLMHRSLDFPTH; the protein is encoded by the coding sequence ATGAAAACCATTGCAGTAATTGGCGGCGGCATCACCGGCGTCACGACCGCTTACGCCCTGGCGAAACGTGGCTTTGCCACGACGCTGCTGGAAAAACATCGCTACGCGGCGATGGAAACCTCGTTTGCCAACGGCGGCCAGCTGTCGGCCTCCAACGCGGAAGTGTGGAACCACCGCTCCACCATGCTCAAGGGCCTGAAGTGGATGTTCCGGCGCGACGCGCCGCTGCTGGTCAACCCCAAACCGAGCTGGCACAAGCTGTCGTGGTTCGCCGAATTTGCCGCCGCCATTCCCCACTACCGCCGCAACACGGTCGAAACGGCGCGCCTGGCGATTGCCGCGCGCGAGCACCTGTTTGCGTGGGCCGAGGCGGAGAACATCGACTTCGACGTCAAGCGCGAAGGCATCCTGCACATCTACCGCGACAAGGCCGGCTTCGAGCACGCCGCCACGGTCAGCAAGATGCTGGCCGCCGGCGGCCTCGCGCGCCGCGCGGTGACCCCAAGCGAAATGCGCGGCATCGAACCAACCCTGGCGGGCGACTACTACGGCGGCTTTTTCACCGACAGCGACGCCACCGGCGACATCCACAAATTCACCACCGGTCTTGCCGCCGCCGCCCGCCGCAACGGCGTGGACTGCCGCTATGGCATGCAGATCGGCGCCGTGCGCACCGACGGCCGCCACGCCCACGTCACTCTGGGCGACGGCGAGCGCACCCAGACCGAGACCTACGACGGCGTCGTCATCTGCGCCGGCACCGCCAGCCGCGCCCTGGCCGCGAGCCTGGGCGACCGGGTCAACATCTACCCGGTGAAAGGCTACTCGATCACGGTCAACCTGCCCGATGCCGCCAGCCAGGCCGCGGCGCCCACCGTCAGCCTGCTCGACGACGCCACCAAGCTGGTGACCAGCCGCCTGGGGACGGATCGCTTCCGCGTGGCCGGCACGGCCGAATTCAACGGCTTTAACCGCGACATCCGCGACGACCGGATTCGCCCTCTGATCGACTGGGTGCACGAATGCTTCCCGGGCGTGAACACGCGCAGCGTGATTCCGTGGGCCGGCTTGCGGCCAATGATGCCGACCATGCTGCCGCGCGTCGGCCGCGGCAAATCGCCCTGCGTCTTCTACAACACTGGGCACGGGCATCTGGGCTGGACCCTGTCGGCCGTCACCGCCGACATGATCGGCGACCTGATGCACCGTTCCCTCGATTTTCCAACGCACTGA
- the rtcR gene encoding RNA repair transcriptional activator RtcR — translation MKQKRIVVIGFVGTQLDSGQGPARWEKWRPSIAITQHEEYIVDRFEMLFSGKFGPLVDAVTADIAAVSPETTVVPHHIPISDAWDFGEVYGALFDFAKTYPFDPDNEDYWVHITTGTHVVQICMFLMTEARFFPGRLLQSSPPRRQSSKEPGSYALIDLDLSRYDQIAQRFSREQAEGVAFLKSGIATRNARFNTMIDEIERVAIKSRAPMLLMGPTGAGKSFLARRVYELKKTRHQLDGKFIELNCATLHGDGAASTLFGHVKGSFTGAAADRPGLLRSAHKGLLFLDEIGELGPDEQAMLLKAIEEKRFHPVGSDSEVQSDFQLIAGTNRDLASEVVAGSFREDLYARINLWTYALPGLVDRPEDIEPNLVYQLNQFSQEYGQMVRFNKEARERYMRFAMSPEAVWAGNFRDLSASVTRMATLAEAGGISDSIVSAEVARLQKLWHHYTRAPSAAEVNLAELMGDEAAAGLDLFDAMQLAAVVKVCRHSVTLSDAGRKLFAVSRSAKSKPNDADRLKKFLARFALEWDQVCGKS, via the coding sequence ATGAAACAGAAACGCATCGTAGTCATCGGTTTCGTCGGCACCCAGCTCGACAGCGGCCAAGGCCCGGCCCGCTGGGAAAAGTGGCGTCCCAGCATCGCCATCACCCAGCACGAGGAATACATCGTCGACCGCTTCGAGATGCTCTTCAGCGGCAAATTCGGCCCGCTGGTGGACGCGGTCACGGCCGACATCGCCGCCGTCTCGCCCGAAACCACAGTCGTGCCGCACCACATTCCGATCAGCGACGCCTGGGATTTCGGCGAGGTCTACGGCGCCCTGTTCGACTTCGCCAAGACCTACCCCTTCGATCCGGATAACGAGGATTACTGGGTCCACATCACCACCGGCACCCACGTCGTGCAGATCTGCATGTTCCTGATGACCGAAGCGCGCTTCTTCCCCGGCCGCCTGCTGCAAAGCTCGCCGCCGCGGCGCCAGTCCAGCAAGGAGCCGGGCAGCTACGCGCTGATCGACCTCGACCTGTCGCGCTACGACCAGATCGCCCAGCGCTTTTCGCGCGAGCAAGCCGAAGGCGTGGCTTTCCTCAAGTCCGGCATCGCCACCCGCAACGCCCGTTTCAACACCATGATCGACGAGATCGAGCGCGTCGCCATCAAGTCGCGCGCACCCATGCTGCTGATGGGCCCGACCGGGGCAGGCAAATCGTTCCTCGCGCGCCGCGTGTACGAACTGAAGAAAACACGGCACCAGCTCGACGGCAAATTCATCGAGCTCAACTGCGCCACCCTTCACGGCGACGGCGCCGCGTCGACCCTGTTCGGCCACGTCAAAGGTTCCTTCACGGGCGCCGCCGCCGACCGCCCGGGCTTGCTGCGCAGCGCGCACAAGGGCTTGCTGTTCCTCGACGAAATCGGCGAACTGGGGCCCGATGAACAGGCAATGCTGCTCAAGGCCATCGAAGAAAAGCGCTTTCATCCGGTCGGCAGCGACAGCGAAGTGCAAAGCGACTTCCAGCTCATCGCCGGCACCAACCGCGATCTCGCCAGCGAAGTGGTGGCCGGGAGCTTCCGCGAAGACTTGTACGCCCGCATCAATTTGTGGACTTACGCCCTGCCCGGCCTGGTCGACCGGCCCGAAGACATCGAACCCAACCTGGTCTACCAGTTGAACCAGTTCAGCCAGGAGTACGGCCAGATGGTGCGCTTCAACAAGGAAGCGCGCGAGCGCTACATGCGCTTCGCGATGTCGCCCGAGGCGGTCTGGGCCGGCAACTTCCGTGACCTGTCGGCCTCGGTGACAAGGATGGCCACGCTGGCCGAAGCCGGCGGCATTTCGGACAGCATCGTCAGCGCCGAAGTGGCCAGATTGCAAAAACTGTGGCACCACTACACGCGCGCCCCAAGCGCGGCCGAGGTCAACCTGGCAGAACTGATGGGTGACGAGGCCGCCGCCGGCCTCGACCTGTTCGACGCCATGCAACTGGCCGCCGTGGTCAAGGTATGCCGCCATTCGGTCACCTTGTCGGACGCGGGGCGCAAGCTGTTTGCCGTCTCGCGCAGCGCCAAAAGCAAACCGAACGATGCCGACCGCCTGAAGAAATTCCTGGCGCGCTTTGCGCTCGAATGGGACCAGGTTTGCGGCAAATCGTAA
- a CDS encoding vWA domain-containing protein, giving the protein MANAQLFQTLKGIFVPRANGLNSEGAPAYTMTPRHQLAQYAATGCLNSTYYVNAQSQLATVMELCEKVDTRFIAQTAIYCRERGYMKDMPALLTAVLAAKGAPELTPVFRRVVNNGKMLRNVVQIIRSGAAGRKSLGTRPKKLVQQWLNRASEKELLAASIGNAPSLGDVVKMVHPKPSQAWREAFFAWLIGKPFNAQELPDALKAFEAYKADQSQPVPEVPFQMLTSLTLSAQAWAQIARQGGWHMVRMNLNTFGRNGVYQLPGMIEVIADKLRDPEAIARAGVFPYQLMSAYTAASSDVPRAISDALQDALELSLANVPKVEGKVVICPDVSGSMQSPVSGFRGTATSTVRCIDVAGLIAAAMLRKNPDALVLPFENYVRVCDLNARDTVMTNAQKLAAIGGGGTNCSAPLAQMNKQKVMADLVVYVSDNESWIDQRAGATATMAQWAVFKERNPAARLVCIDCTPNSTSQAAERVDVLNVGGFSDDVFKIIAAFSAGQLGAGHWVGEIESIALE; this is encoded by the coding sequence ATGGCAAACGCACAGTTGTTCCAGACCTTGAAGGGAATCTTTGTCCCTCGTGCCAACGGTCTTAATTCGGAAGGCGCTCCGGCTTACACCATGACGCCGAGGCACCAGCTGGCGCAGTATGCGGCCACCGGTTGCCTCAATTCGACGTACTACGTCAATGCGCAATCGCAGCTGGCGACGGTGATGGAGCTGTGCGAAAAGGTCGATACCAGATTCATCGCGCAAACGGCGATTTACTGCCGCGAACGTGGTTATATGAAGGATATGCCGGCGCTGCTGACGGCCGTGCTGGCCGCCAAGGGCGCGCCGGAATTGACGCCGGTGTTTCGCCGGGTCGTCAATAACGGCAAGATGCTGCGCAATGTGGTGCAGATCATCCGCTCCGGCGCGGCCGGCCGTAAATCGCTGGGCACCCGGCCGAAAAAGCTGGTGCAGCAATGGTTGAACCGCGCTTCGGAAAAAGAGCTGCTGGCGGCGTCGATCGGGAATGCGCCTTCGCTGGGCGATGTGGTGAAGATGGTGCATCCGAAGCCGTCGCAAGCCTGGCGTGAAGCGTTTTTCGCCTGGTTGATCGGCAAGCCGTTCAATGCGCAGGAGCTGCCGGATGCGCTCAAGGCTTTCGAGGCTTATAAGGCAGACCAGTCGCAGCCGGTGCCGGAAGTGCCGTTTCAGATGCTGACGTCGCTGACATTGTCGGCGCAGGCGTGGGCGCAGATTGCGCGTCAGGGCGGCTGGCACATGGTGCGCATGAATCTGAATACGTTCGGACGCAATGGCGTGTACCAGTTGCCCGGCATGATAGAAGTCATCGCCGACAAACTGCGCGATCCGGAGGCGATTGCCCGGGCGGGCGTGTTTCCTTATCAGTTGATGTCGGCGTATACGGCGGCATCAAGCGACGTGCCGCGGGCCATCAGCGATGCCTTGCAGGATGCGCTGGAGCTGTCGCTCGCCAATGTGCCCAAGGTCGAGGGCAAAGTGGTGATCTGCCCGGATGTGTCGGGATCGATGCAGTCGCCGGTGTCGGGTTTCCGTGGAACGGCTACCTCGACGGTGCGCTGTATCGATGTGGCGGGGCTGATTGCCGCGGCCATGCTGCGCAAGAATCCGGATGCGCTGGTGCTGCCGTTCGAGAATTATGTGCGGGTGTGCGACTTGAATGCCCGCGATACGGTCATGACCAATGCGCAGAAGCTGGCGGCGATAGGCGGTGGCGGTACCAATTGCAGTGCGCCTCTGGCGCAGATGAACAAGCAGAAGGTGATGGCCGACCTGGTGGTATACGTGTCCGACAATGAATCGTGGATCGACCAGCGTGCGGGTGCCACCGCGACGATGGCGCAATGGGCGGTGTTCAAGGAGCGCAATCCGGCGGCGCGGCTGGTGTGCATCGACTGCACGCCGAACAGTACCAGCCAGGCGGCGGAGCGTGTCGATGTATTGAATGTGGGTGGTTTTTCGGACGACGTATTCAAGATCATCGCGGCGTTTTCAGCCGGCCAGCTGGGCGCCGGGCACTGGGTGGGCGAGATCGAATCGATCGCGCTGGAGTAA
- a CDS encoding RtcB family protein, with translation MKNENYDVLNVEDGRHVKMWTKGVPVEEVAKKQLTNTAKMPFIYKHIAVMPDVHLGKGSTIGSVIPTLGAVIPAAVGVDIGCGMMAAKTTLTANDLPDNLSALRSAIERAIPHGMSPKTRGFRGRDEGSWNTPPAAVDVAWGQLKDEFDAICLKTPKLKTTNNYRHLGTLGSGNHFVEVCLDEVGFVWFMLHSGSRGVGNAIGTHFIELAKKDMRTHFINLPDQDLAYLAEGTQHYNDYIQAVSWAQKFARTNRDVMMQNLIAAVRTVITKPFETHVEAVNCHHNYVQKEHHFGKDVLITRKGAVSARPGELGIIPGSMGAKSFIVRGKGNPDSFNSCSHGAGRTMSRTEAKRRYTLDDQIKATEGVECRKDANVIDEIPMAYKDIDAVMHAQRDLVEVVHILKQVVCVKG, from the coding sequence ATGAAAAACGAAAATTACGATGTCCTGAACGTGGAAGATGGCCGCCATGTCAAAATGTGGACCAAAGGCGTGCCGGTGGAAGAAGTGGCCAAGAAGCAGCTGACCAATACCGCCAAGATGCCCTTCATTTACAAGCATATTGCGGTCATGCCGGACGTGCACTTAGGTAAAGGTTCGACCATCGGTAGCGTGATCCCGACGCTCGGGGCGGTGATCCCGGCGGCGGTTGGCGTGGATATCGGTTGCGGAATGATGGCGGCCAAGACCACCCTGACGGCGAACGACCTGCCGGATAACCTGTCCGCGCTGCGTAGCGCCATCGAGCGCGCGATTCCGCACGGTATGTCGCCGAAAACGCGCGGCTTCCGTGGCCGCGATGAAGGCTCGTGGAATACGCCGCCAGCGGCTGTGGATGTCGCCTGGGGCCAGTTGAAGGATGAATTCGACGCTATCTGCCTGAAAACGCCGAAGCTGAAAACCACGAATAACTACCGTCACCTCGGTACCCTGGGTAGCGGTAACCACTTCGTTGAAGTGTGTCTGGACGAGGTAGGTTTCGTATGGTTCATGCTGCATTCGGGTTCGCGCGGCGTGGGAAATGCCATCGGTACCCACTTCATCGAGCTGGCCAAGAAGGATATGCGCACCCACTTCATCAACCTGCCCGATCAGGACCTGGCGTATCTGGCCGAAGGTACGCAGCACTATAACGACTATATCCAGGCGGTCAGCTGGGCGCAGAAGTTTGCGCGCACCAATCGCGATGTGATGATGCAGAACCTGATCGCGGCGGTACGTACGGTGATCACCAAGCCGTTCGAGACGCACGTGGAAGCGGTGAACTGCCACCATAATTATGTGCAGAAGGAGCATCACTTCGGTAAAGATGTGCTGATTACCCGTAAGGGCGCCGTGTCGGCCCGTCCGGGCGAGCTGGGAATCATCCCGGGGTCGATGGGGGCGAAGAGCTTCATCGTGCGCGGAAAAGGTAATCCGGACAGCTTCAACAGCTGCAGCCACGGTGCCGGCCGCACCATGAGCCGTACGGAGGCGAAGCGCCGCTATACGCTCGATGACCAGATCAAGGCCACCGAGGGCGTGGAATGCCGCAAGGATGCCAATGTGATTGACGAGATTCCGATGGCGTACAAGGATATCGACGCGGTCATGCATGCCCAGCGTGACTTGGTGGAGGTTGTCCATATCCTCAAGCAGGTGGTGTGCGTCAAAGGTTGA
- the rtcA gene encoding RNA 3'-terminal phosphate cyclase, whose product MIELDGAVGEGGGQILRSALTLSMITGQAFCIKNIRAGRKKPGLLRQHLVAVQAATQISGATVTGAELGSQTLVFAPKAIKGGDYQFAIGSAGSCTLVLQTVMLALLHADGPSTVRISGGTHNPMAPPAQFLQRAYIPLLRKMGADIDIELLRSGFYPAGGGCIVATIAPCPQLQQLTLMERGERVEGYAEGIVAGLPASIALRELECVGLGMNWTGDQLRMRGLPGEQGPGNALLITLEYEHATEVFCAFGEKMVRAETVAKDAMHEARRYIASQAAVGEHLADQLMLPMALAGGGSFTADVLSQHAITNAEIIGRFLPVAITLEEGEQRSTCTVRATA is encoded by the coding sequence ATGATTGAATTAGATGGCGCCGTCGGCGAAGGCGGCGGACAAATCCTGCGCAGCGCGCTGACCTTGTCCATGATTACCGGGCAGGCGTTTTGCATCAAGAATATCCGGGCCGGGCGCAAGAAGCCCGGGTTGCTGCGCCAGCATCTGGTCGCGGTGCAGGCGGCCACGCAGATCAGCGGCGCAACCGTCACCGGGGCGGAACTGGGTTCGCAGACGCTGGTCTTCGCGCCCAAGGCGATCAAGGGCGGCGATTATCAGTTCGCGATCGGTTCGGCCGGTAGCTGCACGCTGGTGTTGCAGACGGTGATGCTGGCATTGCTGCATGCGGACGGCCCGTCGACGGTGCGTATCAGCGGCGGCACCCATAATCCGATGGCGCCGCCGGCGCAGTTCCTGCAACGCGCTTATATTCCTTTGCTGCGCAAGATGGGCGCCGATATCGATATCGAGCTGCTGCGCTCGGGTTTTTATCCGGCCGGCGGCGGCTGCATTGTGGCGACAATCGCACCGTGCCCCCAATTGCAGCAGTTGACGCTGATGGAGCGCGGCGAGCGCGTCGAGGGGTATGCCGAAGGGATCGTGGCAGGCTTGCCCGCGTCGATTGCATTGCGCGAACTGGAATGCGTCGGCCTGGGAATGAACTGGACCGGCGATCAGCTGCGCATGCGTGGATTGCCGGGCGAGCAGGGGCCGGGGAATGCTTTGCTGATCACCCTTGAATACGAGCATGCGACCGAGGTGTTTTGCGCTTTTGGTGAAAAAATGGTTCGGGCCGAAACCGTCGCCAAGGACGCCATGCACGAAGCGCGCCGCTACATAGCCTCCCAGGCGGCAGTGGGCGAGCACCTGGCGGACCAGCTGATGCTGCCGATGGCGCTGGCTGGAGGCGGCAGTTTCACGGCGGACGTGCTCTCGCAGCATGCCATCACCAATGCGGAAATCATCGGCCGTTTTCTGCCTGTGGCGATCACGCTGGAAGAGGGCGAACAGCGCAGTACCTGTACCGTTCGTGCGACGGCGTGA